One Bacteroidota bacterium genomic window carries:
- the rimP gene encoding ribosome assembly cofactor RimP — MISKDKIHSLIAGKLSEGDYFVVSLDVTSANRIRLVVDSMSGITIEECVQFSRLIEHNLDREVEDFSLEVTSPGLSSSLLVKEQYKRNIGRELDIQLKSGSKLKGLVLSTNEEGVTLECEVKVKIDGSNRKQTVKQEQTINYTDIVSAFVIIKF; from the coding sequence ATGATTAGCAAAGATAAAATACACTCGCTCATTGCTGGAAAACTCTCCGAAGGGGATTATTTCGTTGTTTCGCTTGATGTGACCTCTGCCAATCGGATAAGGCTGGTTGTAGACAGCATGTCGGGAATTACCATCGAAGAGTGTGTTCAGTTTAGCAGGCTGATCGAACATAATCTTGACAGAGAGGTGGAAGATTTTTCGCTCGAGGTAACTTCGCCTGGATTAAGTTCTTCGCTTCTGGTAAAAGAACAATACAAAAGAAACATCGGCCGCGAGCTGGACATACAGCTTAAATCAGGAAGTAAATTAAAAGGTTTGGTATTAAGTACCAACGAGGAAGGTGTAACACTTGAATGCGAAGTGAAAGTAAAAATTGATGGTTCGAACCGCAAACAGACTGTAAAACAGGAACAAACAATAAATTATACCGATATAGTATCGGCATTTGTAATAATTAAATTTTAA
- a CDS encoding glutamate--tRNA ligase — translation MSQRVRVRFAPSPTGPLHIGGVRTALFNYLFAKKSGGDFLLRIEDTDQARFVPGAEQYINEALEWLGMVPDEGVKQGGPYGPYKQSERKEIYLPLAQKLIDTGWAYYAFDTPEDLENLRLKAEADKQTFAYDYKVRNSLLNSLTLGEKLTAEKIKNGEAYIIRFKMPENYELTATDLIRGNIRFNTSTLDDKVIFKSDGLPTYHLANVADDYAMKITHVIRGEEWLPSLPLHVMLYKALGWEESMPSFAHLPLILKPSGKGKLSKRDGDKEGFPVFPLEWKSNEGEIARGYRESGYFPEAVINLLALLGWNPGSEQELFSMQELINAFSLERVNKSGARFDPEKAKWFNQQYLKTKTDAELATDFQSILSTKAIHASKEYVTRVVSHIKDRAVFVGDFWELSSYFFEAPITYEEKTVQKFWKEETPALLKDCLKILENLNPFTSVLAEAAIKNYIESNELGFGKIMNPLRLAIVGAGKGPHLFDIMEMIGKEESLRRIEKAIQTL, via the coding sequence ATGAGCCAACGAGTGCGTGTACGTTTTGCCCCCAGTCCAACTGGCCCCTTGCATATAGGTGGAGTAAGGACAGCACTGTTTAACTACTTATTTGCTAAAAAATCAGGGGGCGATTTTTTACTTCGAATAGAAGATACAGATCAGGCTCGCTTTGTGCCGGGTGCTGAGCAATATATCAACGAAGCATTGGAATGGCTGGGTATGGTGCCCGATGAGGGTGTAAAACAGGGAGGCCCCTATGGACCCTACAAACAATCGGAACGCAAAGAAATTTACCTACCTCTGGCTCAAAAACTTATTGATACCGGCTGGGCTTATTATGCTTTCGATACCCCCGAGGACCTCGAAAACTTGCGACTAAAGGCCGAGGCTGACAAACAAACTTTTGCATACGATTATAAGGTTAGAAATTCGCTGCTTAACTCACTTACGCTGGGCGAAAAGCTTACTGCTGAAAAAATTAAAAACGGCGAAGCCTATATCATCCGGTTTAAAATGCCGGAAAACTATGAGCTTACCGCCACCGATCTCATTCGCGGAAACATCAGGTTCAACACTTCAACTCTTGACGATAAAGTGATTTTTAAGTCAGACGGACTTCCCACCTATCACCTGGCCAATGTGGCCGACGATTATGCCATGAAAATTACCCATGTAATTCGTGGCGAAGAGTGGCTGCCTTCCCTGCCCCTGCATGTAATGCTATACAAGGCACTTGGCTGGGAAGAATCCATGCCTTCCTTCGCTCACCTGCCCTTGATATTAAAACCTAGTGGCAAAGGAAAACTCAGTAAACGCGATGGCGATAAAGAAGGCTTCCCGGTATTTCCGCTCGAATGGAAAAGCAACGAGGGAGAAATTGCCCGGGGTTATCGCGAATCAGGTTATTTCCCGGAAGCGGTAATCAACCTATTGGCCCTGCTGGGCTGGAACCCGGGTTCAGAGCAGGAGCTGTTCAGCATGCAAGAACTTATAAACGCATTTTCACTTGAAAGAGTCAACAAATCGGGTGCTCGATTCGATCCGGAAAAAGCAAAATGGTTCAACCAGCAATACCTGAAAACAAAAACAGATGCAGAACTGGCCACAGATTTTCAGAGCATACTTTCCACCAAGGCAATTCATGCTTCTAAAGAGTATGTAACACGGGTAGTGTCGCATATTAAAGATAGAGCAGTATTTGTAGGCGATTTCTGGGAGCTTTCGTCCTATTTCTTCGAAGCACCAATTACCTACGAAGAAAAGACCGTTCAAAAATTCTGGAAAGAAGAAACGCCTGCACTGTTAAAAGATTGCCTGAAAATTCTGGAAAACCTCAATCCATTTACCTCAGTGCTGGCCGAGGCTGCAATAAAAAACTACATCGAAAGCAACGAACTGGGTTTTGGTAAAATAATGAACCCCCTTCGCCTTGCCATTGTAGGGGCTGGCAAAGGACCGCATCTTTTCGATATCATGGAAATGATCGGAAAAGAAGAAAGCCTCAGAAGAATTGAAAAGGCAATTCAGACACTCTGA
- the infB gene encoding translation initiation factor IF-2: MDSTKATRLSKIARELNVGITTIVDFLHSKGQKIDSNPNSKITEEQYDLLFREFSFDLSVKKESEKVNLKHLRDQKEIVSLKERDQEEEISEKGTNELLVKGSGVGSRIFETETERNLANKVQLNILGKIDIEKKDTPKKETSKKVETSEVEPEKPAETETVTESETVSQEPITKEPAEEESGVKVLGKIDLSTLNQKTRPDKKTREEKDKEREGHRISKATEPKAKESFKKEPEKAVAPASEESIPADTNLITPEVPPAAEVSVYRAKAEKLSGPTVVGRMELPTAPIKKPSENYNSNNNKKKRKRIVTDKVDVKNTPGTAKPPVQPAKDFSANRKRGVKKPEISEVDIQKQIKDTLARLTTKGKSKGSKHRRDKRELVSQRMHQEELRSEQDKHTLKVTEFVTVSELATMMDVPANEVISTCMSLGLFVSINQRLDAETMSILADEHGFAIEFVSVELQESIAEEEDKPEQLIERSPIVTVMGHVDHGKTKLLDYVRSANVVAGEAGGITQHIGAYAVKLDDGRQITFLDTPGHEAFTAMRARGAQVTDLAIIVIAADDGVKPQTVEAINHAQAASVPMVFAINKVDIPTANPEKIKEELAKMNILVEDWGGKYQSQEISAKSGLNIKELLDKVLLEAEMLELKANPNKKAIGTVVDSALDKGRGYVSTVLVQSGTLKIGDVLLAGTTHGKVKAMYNERGQAIKDAGPSQPVLVLGLDGAPQAGDKFNVLESEREAREIANKREQLQREQGIRTQKHITLDEIGRRIAIGNFQELNVIVKGDVDGSVEALSDSLLKLSTEEIQVNIKHKAVGQISEADILLAAASNAIVIGFQVRPSVSARKLAEKEQIDVRLYSIIYDAIEEIRSAMEGMLSPEIKENIVATLEILEVFKITKVGTIAGCIVREGKIKRANKVRVIRDGIVIHTGQLGSLKRFKDDVKEAVSGQECGLNIDRFNDIVVGDMVEAFEQFEVKKTL; encoded by the coding sequence ATGGATAGTACCAAAGCCACAAGGCTAAGTAAAATTGCTCGTGAACTAAATGTAGGGATCACTACTATTGTGGATTTCCTGCATAGTAAAGGGCAAAAGATTGATTCGAATCCGAATAGCAAGATAACCGAAGAACAATACGATCTTTTGTTCAGAGAATTCAGCTTTGATTTGTCGGTTAAGAAAGAGTCAGAAAAAGTTAATCTAAAGCATCTTCGTGACCAAAAAGAAATCGTCTCCTTGAAAGAACGCGATCAGGAAGAAGAAATTTCTGAAAAAGGAACCAATGAATTATTGGTGAAAGGAAGCGGCGTGGGTTCCAGGATTTTCGAAACCGAAACAGAACGGAATCTTGCAAACAAAGTTCAACTGAACATTCTGGGTAAAATTGATATCGAGAAAAAGGATACTCCCAAAAAAGAGACTTCTAAAAAAGTCGAAACCTCTGAGGTTGAACCAGAGAAACCTGCCGAAACCGAGACAGTAACTGAAAGTGAAACAGTTTCTCAAGAACCAATTACAAAAGAACCTGCCGAAGAAGAATCGGGAGTTAAAGTTCTTGGTAAAATTGATCTAAGCACGCTCAATCAAAAAACCAGGCCCGACAAAAAAACGCGCGAAGAAAAAGACAAAGAGCGTGAAGGCCACCGCATATCCAAAGCAACTGAACCAAAGGCTAAAGAGTCGTTTAAAAAAGAACCCGAAAAAGCAGTGGCTCCAGCGAGTGAAGAAAGCATTCCTGCTGACACGAATTTAATTACTCCTGAGGTACCACCAGCTGCAGAAGTGAGTGTTTACAGAGCCAAAGCAGAAAAGCTGAGTGGACCTACTGTAGTTGGAAGAATGGAATTACCTACTGCACCTATAAAAAAACCATCAGAAAACTACAATTCGAACAACAATAAAAAGAAAAGAAAGCGTATAGTCACGGATAAGGTAGATGTAAAAAATACCCCTGGTACCGCCAAGCCACCTGTGCAGCCTGCCAAAGACTTTTCTGCCAACAGAAAAAGAGGGGTTAAAAAACCGGAGATATCGGAAGTTGATATTCAGAAGCAAATTAAAGATACCCTCGCGAGACTTACTACAAAAGGTAAATCGAAAGGATCGAAACACCGTCGCGATAAGCGCGAATTGGTTTCGCAACGTATGCATCAGGAAGAGTTACGCAGCGAACAGGATAAGCATACTCTTAAGGTTACCGAGTTTGTAACCGTAAGCGAATTGGCTACTATGATGGATGTGCCTGCCAACGAAGTAATTTCAACCTGCATGAGTCTTGGTCTTTTTGTTTCCATTAACCAGCGACTCGATGCCGAAACGATGTCGATACTGGCAGACGAACATGGCTTTGCTATTGAATTTGTAAGTGTTGAACTTCAGGAATCGATTGCTGAAGAAGAAGATAAACCCGAGCAGCTTATTGAACGTTCACCTATTGTTACTGTAATGGGGCACGTAGATCATGGTAAAACCAAGCTTCTCGATTATGTCCGTAGTGCCAATGTAGTTGCTGGCGAAGCAGGAGGTATTACGCAGCATATTGGTGCTTATGCAGTAAAGTTAGACGATGGCCGACAAATTACTTTTTTAGATACTCCTGGTCACGAAGCGTTTACTGCTATGAGGGCCCGAGGTGCACAAGTAACCGATTTGGCTATCATTGTTATTGCAGCCGACGATGGAGTGAAACCTCAGACAGTGGAGGCTATTAACCATGCTCAGGCTGCTAGTGTGCCAATGGTGTTTGCCATTAATAAGGTAGATATCCCCACAGCGAATCCCGAAAAAATAAAAGAAGAACTTGCCAAAATGAATATCCTGGTCGAAGACTGGGGCGGTAAGTATCAATCACAGGAAATTTCTGCCAAAAGCGGATTGAATATAAAAGAACTACTCGATAAGGTTCTACTCGAAGCAGAAATGCTAGAACTCAAAGCTAATCCGAATAAAAAGGCCATTGGTACCGTAGTAGATTCTGCACTTGACAAAGGTCGGGGATATGTATCAACCGTGTTGGTTCAGTCTGGCACACTCAAAATTGGCGATGTGCTGCTTGCCGGAACTACACACGGTAAGGTTAAAGCCATGTATAACGAGCGTGGACAGGCTATAAAAGATGCTGGTCCCTCTCAGCCAGTTTTGGTACTCGGTTTGGATGGAGCCCCGCAGGCAGGAGATAAGTTTAATGTACTTGAGAGTGAACGCGAAGCTCGTGAAATTGCCAACAAACGCGAACAGCTTCAGCGTGAGCAAGGTATCCGTACCCAAAAACACATTACGCTCGACGAAATTGGAAGGCGTATTGCAATCGGTAATTTCCAGGAGCTGAATGTAATTGTAAAAGGTGATGTGGACGGATCGGTAGAAGCTCTTTCCGATTCGTTGTTAAAACTTTCTACCGAAGAAATTCAGGTAAATATCAAACATAAAGCTGTAGGCCAGATTTCTGAGGCAGATATTCTTCTTGCAGCTGCCTCAAATGCCATTGTAATCGGATTCCAGGTTCGCCCTTCGGTGAGTGCACGCAAGCTGGCTGAGAAAGAACAAATCGATGTAAGACTTTATTCAATCATTTACGATGCCATTGAAGAGATTCGCTCGGCCATGGAGGGAATGTTGTCGCCCGAAATAAAGGAAAACATTGTTGCCACACTTGAAATTCTCGAAGTGTTTAAAATTACCAAGGTAGGCACCATTGCCGGATGTATTGTTCGCGAAGGAAAAATTAAACGTGCCAACAAGGTACGTGTCATACGCGATGGCATTGTAATTCACACCGGTCAGTTGGGATCGCTGAAACGCTTTAAGGACGATGTAAAAGAAGCTGTTTCCGGTCAGGAATGCGGTTTGAACATCGATCGTTTTAACGACATTGTGGTTGGTGATATGGTGGAGGCTTTTGAACAATTTGAAGTGAAAAAGACACTTTAG
- the nusA gene encoding transcription termination/antitermination protein NusA has translation MENLNLIETFSEFKDLKSIDRATMISVLEDVFRGMLQKIYGTDEKFDLIINIDKGDFEIWRNREVVEDGQVEDPNLQISLSEAKKIDEDYEVGEDVTDEVKLVDFGRRAILALRQNLTARILDLEKSNIYQKYRDRIGEIITGEVYQVWKRELLVLDEEGNELIMPKSEQIPSDYFRKGDSIRAVVVRVEMRNNTPLIILSRTSPVFLERLFELEVPEIFDGLITIKKIVRVPGERAKVAVESYDERIDPVGACVGMKGSRIHGIVRELKNENIDVINFTNNIQLFITRALSPAKITSISIDKENRRAEVYLLPNEVSLAIGKGGLNIKLAGQLTEYEIDVYREAAKVDEEDVDLDEFGDEIEGWVIDQLKAIGCDTAKSVLEHSAEDLAKRTDLEEETIKEVLQILRAEFE, from the coding sequence ATGGAAAACCTGAATCTGATAGAAACATTTTCGGAGTTTAAAGATCTGAAAAGTATCGATCGTGCCACCATGATAAGTGTGTTGGAAGATGTGTTCCGGGGCATGCTTCAGAAAATATATGGTACCGACGAGAAATTTGACCTCATTATCAACATCGATAAAGGCGACTTTGAAATCTGGCGTAACCGCGAGGTAGTGGAAGATGGGCAAGTAGAGGATCCTAATTTGCAAATTTCTCTTTCCGAAGCCAAAAAAATTGACGAAGATTATGAGGTAGGTGAAGATGTAACCGACGAAGTGAAATTGGTCGATTTTGGACGGCGTGCCATTCTGGCCCTTCGTCAGAATCTGACTGCACGGATATTGGACCTGGAAAAAAGCAATATTTACCAGAAATACCGCGACCGCATTGGTGAAATCATTACCGGTGAGGTATACCAGGTATGGAAAAGGGAATTGCTCGTGCTCGATGAAGAAGGAAACGAACTTATCATGCCGAAATCTGAGCAGATACCCTCTGATTATTTCAGAAAAGGCGATAGCATCAGAGCTGTGGTTGTACGGGTAGAAATGCGTAACAATACACCACTCATTATTTTATCGCGTACTTCACCCGTCTTCCTCGAAAGACTTTTCGAACTCGAAGTACCCGAAATATTCGATGGACTTATCACCATTAAAAAAATTGTGCGTGTGCCAGGAGAACGGGCTAAAGTGGCAGTAGAGTCTTACGATGAACGCATTGATCCGGTTGGAGCATGCGTGGGTATGAAGGGTTCGCGTATTCATGGAATCGTTAGGGAGCTAAAAAACGAAAACATCGATGTAATCAATTTCACCAACAACATACAACTCTTCATTACACGGGCACTAAGTCCGGCTAAAATCACCTCCATCAGCATAGACAAAGAAAACCGCAGAGCCGAAGTGTACCTTCTGCCTAATGAGGTCTCTCTGGCAATTGGAAAAGGCGGATTAAACATTAAACTTGCCGGACAGCTTACCGAATACGAAATAGATGTTTACCGCGAGGCTGCCAAAGTGGATGAAGAAGACGTTGACCTGGATGAGTTTGGCGATGAAATTGAAGGATGGGTTATTGATCAGCTAAAGGCTATTGGTTGCGATACAGCTAAAAGTGTACTGGAACATTCAGCAGAGGATCTGGCGAAACGTACCGACCTGGAAGAAGAGACAATAAAAGAAGTATTGCAAATTTTAAGGGCAGAATTTGAATAA
- a CDS encoding tRNA threonylcarbamoyladenosine dehydratase, whose translation MNENDWQCRTELLLTSSGIEKLKNAKVLVAGLGGVGGAAAEQLCRAGIGHLTLVDSDVVNNSNLNRQIIALNSTLNQPKVEAIKTRMLDINPKANIRCINQFIEEKEALELLKEKYDFVIDAIDTLTPKVELLAACVLSATPVVSSMGSGGRINPSLVKIDDIKNSNHCKFAYIVRKYLHRKGIYEGITVVYSTENVPRHALVETDGSNHKRTVVGTISYMPSIFGAFCASVVIRTLLSKE comes from the coding sequence ATGAACGAGAATGACTGGCAATGCCGGACCGAACTACTGCTTACCTCCTCGGGAATCGAGAAGCTTAAAAATGCAAAGGTGCTCGTGGCTGGCTTAGGTGGTGTGGGCGGTGCAGCTGCAGAGCAATTGTGTCGGGCCGGAATAGGTCATCTCACCCTGGTTGACAGTGATGTAGTAAATAACAGCAACCTTAACCGGCAAATCATTGCTCTAAATTCTACCTTGAATCAGCCTAAGGTAGAGGCCATAAAGACACGTATGCTCGACATCAACCCAAAAGCAAATATCCGGTGCATCAATCAGTTTATCGAAGAGAAAGAAGCCTTAGAATTACTCAAAGAAAAATATGATTTTGTCATCGATGCCATCGATACGCTTACACCAAAGGTTGAACTGCTTGCAGCATGCGTGCTTTCTGCCACCCCGGTGGTGAGTTCCATGGGCAGCGGGGGCCGAATTAATCCGTCACTTGTGAAGATCGATGACATCAAGAATTCCAATCACTGCAAGTTTGCCTACATCGTTCGAAAATACCTGCACCGAAAGGGAATTTACGAGGGAATTACAGTGGTTTACTCCACCGAAAATGTGCCCAGGCATGCCCTTGTCGAAACCGATGGCTCGAATCACAAACGCACGGTGGTGGGTACCATTTCTTACATGCCGTCAATTTTCGGGGCTTTTTGTGCTTCGGTGGTCATAAGAACGCTCCTTTCAAAAGAATAG
- a CDS encoding HD domain-containing protein, which produces MNKLKIINDPVHGFIRVPTELIFDLIEHPVFQRLRRIKQLGLTNYVYPGATHTRFQHALGAVHLMSQAIAVLRQKGIDINTEEEEGVYVAILLHDIGHGPFSHALEHSIVHGISHEDLSSFLMRKLNQEFGGRLEVGINIFNNRYSKLFLHQLVSGQLDMDRLDYLKRDSFFTGVTEGNIGTDRIIKMLDVINDHLTIEAKGIYSVEKFLIARRLMYWQVYYHKAVIASEFILEKTLQRASQLALSGNDVFGTPSLSFFLNQAITKESFLQNTEEILENFLELDDTDILVSAKQWTRHSDKTLRILASGIINRQLPKVQLSKTPFNSNQINTLKHKAGEYFQIEEEEIKYLVASDTISNSAYTDRDDKILISFHNNEVKDIAEVSDIINLSYLNETVTKYYICYPKECSI; this is translated from the coding sequence ATTAATAAACTAAAAATAATCAACGATCCCGTACATGGTTTTATTCGGGTTCCCACTGAGCTGATTTTTGATTTAATCGAGCATCCTGTATTTCAGCGATTAAGACGAATAAAACAACTTGGACTCACCAATTATGTGTATCCTGGAGCAACACATACCCGTTTTCAGCATGCTCTTGGCGCAGTGCATTTAATGAGTCAGGCTATTGCAGTGCTGCGGCAGAAAGGAATTGACATCAATACCGAAGAAGAAGAAGGCGTGTATGTAGCCATTTTGCTGCACGATATTGGCCATGGCCCCTTTTCACATGCATTGGAGCATAGCATTGTACATGGCATTTCGCACGAAGATTTATCAAGCTTTCTGATGCGTAAGCTTAACCAGGAATTTGGTGGCCGGCTGGAAGTGGGAATTAACATTTTTAACAATCGTTACTCCAAGCTTTTCCTTCATCAACTGGTATCTGGCCAGCTCGATATGGATCGTCTGGATTACCTTAAGCGCGATAGTTTCTTTACCGGAGTTACTGAAGGAAACATTGGTACCGACCGCATCATAAAAATGCTCGATGTAATTAACGATCACCTGACCATCGAGGCCAAAGGAATTTATTCGGTCGAGAAATTCCTGATTGCAAGACGGCTGATGTATTGGCAGGTTTATTATCACAAAGCGGTAATAGCTTCAGAGTTTATACTCGAAAAAACCTTACAAAGGGCCAGTCAGCTAGCCCTTTCGGGGAATGATGTATTCGGCACTCCTTCTTTGTCTTTCTTTCTAAATCAGGCTATTACAAAAGAATCTTTCCTTCAAAACACTGAAGAAATTCTCGAAAACTTCCTCGAGCTAGACGATACAGACATATTGGTTTCGGCTAAACAATGGACCAGGCATAGCGACAAAACGCTTCGCATTTTAGCTTCAGGAATTATTAACCGTCAACTTCCAAAAGTACAATTGAGCAAAACACCGTTTAATTCCAACCAAATAAACACGCTTAAGCATAAAGCCGGAGAATATTTTCAAATCGAAGAAGAAGAAATAAAGTATCTTGTGGCATCCGACACCATTTCTAACAGCGCCTATACCGACCGCGACGATAAGATATTAATCTCCTTTCACAACAATGAAGTGAAGGATATTGCTGAAGTATCTGACATAATTAACCTCTCTTATCTGAACGAGACTGTGACGAAGTATTATATATGCTACCCAAAAGAATGCAGCATTTAA
- the lpxD gene encoding UDP-3-O-(3-hydroxymyristoyl)glucosamine N-acyltransferase — translation MEFNAKAIADFLKGTVEGNPEIKVSNVSPIENGQPGTLSFLANPKYAKYVYTTEASIVLVSKDFKAEQTVKTTLVRVDDAYKAFAMLLDLYQQSLPQKIGIEPQASISKTASIGDKCYIGNFAYIGENSVIGNNVKIYPQVYIGDNVKIGDNTILYPGVKIYLGCQIGKNCIVHAGAVIGSDGFGFAPTEEGEYKKIPQLGIVVLEDDVEVGANTTIDRATMGITILKQGVKLDNLIQIAHNVEVGEHTVMASQTGISGSTKVGPHCMFGGQVGAAGHITIAKGVKVGAQAGIANHIKTEGATIIGTPAFDFREATRSFAAFKNLGDLVKRVNQLEQELKKLKENNQ, via the coding sequence ATGGAATTTAATGCCAAAGCAATAGCCGATTTCCTTAAAGGTACTGTAGAAGGAAATCCGGAAATAAAGGTAAGCAATGTAAGCCCAATCGAAAATGGTCAGCCGGGGACCCTTTCCTTTCTGGCCAATCCAAAATATGCCAAATACGTTTATACTACCGAAGCGTCGATTGTTTTGGTAAGTAAGGATTTTAAAGCAGAGCAAACAGTAAAAACCACCCTGGTCCGCGTAGATGATGCCTATAAAGCTTTCGCCATGTTACTGGACCTTTATCAGCAATCTCTTCCACAAAAAATCGGTATTGAACCTCAGGCATCCATCAGTAAAACAGCCAGTATTGGCGATAAATGTTACATCGGAAATTTTGCTTACATAGGCGAGAACTCAGTGATTGGCAATAATGTAAAGATTTACCCCCAGGTATACATAGGTGATAACGTTAAAATTGGCGATAATACCATCCTTTATCCGGGTGTGAAAATTTACCTTGGATGCCAGATAGGTAAAAATTGCATCGTTCATGCAGGTGCAGTAATCGGATCCGACGGTTTTGGTTTTGCTCCTACTGAAGAGGGCGAATACAAAAAAATACCTCAGCTAGGTATAGTTGTATTGGAAGATGATGTGGAGGTTGGTGCCAATACAACCATCGACCGTGCCACCATGGGTATTACCATTCTCAAGCAGGGTGTAAAACTCGACAACCTGATACAGATAGCCCACAATGTAGAAGTTGGAGAACACACTGTAATGGCCTCTCAAACTGGTATCTCTGGCTCAACGAAAGTAGGCCCGCATTGCATGTTTGGAGGTCAGGTTGGTGCTGCAGGCCATATTACCATCGCCAAAGGTGTAAAAGTAGGTGCCCAGGCTGGTATAGCCAACCATATAAAAACTGAAGGTGCCACTATAATCGGAACACCTGCATTTGATTTCCGGGAAGCCACACGTTCCTTTGCTGCGTTTAAAAACCTTGGCGATTTAGTGAAACGTGTAAACCAACTCGAACAGGAACTTAAAAAACTTAAAGAGAACAATCAATAG
- a CDS encoding TatD family hydrolase, protein MYIDIHRHSADRGEADLVVRNLYHTEVSEIQQTPYCSVGVHPWHIHEAVSQDIIDKLGNSAKNSHVLAIGETGLDKSIETKLEWQLDAFQKQLEIAKSINKPMIIHCVRAYNELQLLRKNSAHQQAWIFHWFNASAQTAFDLIHKGCYLSFGHMLFKENTKAYQAFLEIPVERIFLETDDAAISIKEVYAKAAGLKHLSGEQMQAQIKSNFKHCFGFEV, encoded by the coding sequence ATGTACATCGATATTCACCGACATAGTGCCGATAGAGGAGAAGCAGACCTGGTAGTGAGAAATTTGTATCATACCGAAGTCTCAGAAATTCAGCAAACCCCATACTGTTCGGTTGGTGTGCATCCCTGGCATATTCATGAAGCTGTGTCTCAGGATATTATCGATAAACTCGGTAACTCAGCAAAAAACAGCCATGTGCTTGCCATTGGTGAGACCGGACTTGACAAGTCCATAGAAACAAAGCTCGAATGGCAGCTCGATGCTTTTCAAAAGCAGCTAGAAATAGCCAAAAGCATCAACAAACCCATGATAATTCATTGCGTAAGGGCTTACAACGAATTGCAATTGCTCCGGAAGAATTCAGCACACCAACAAGCCTGGATTTTCCATTGGTTCAATGCTTCTGCACAAACTGCATTCGATTTAATTCACAAAGGCTGCTACCTTTCTTTTGGGCATATGCTTTTTAAGGAAAACACAAAAGCCTACCAGGCCTTTTTGGAGATTCCGGTTGAAAGAATTTTCCTTGAGACCGACGATGCAGCCATTTCTATAAAAGAAGTATATGCGAAGGCAGCCGGTTTAAAGCATTTAAGTGGTGAGCAAATGCAAGCGCAAATAAAGAGCAATTTTAAACACTGTTTTGGATTCGAAGTATGA
- the queG gene encoding tRNA epoxyqueuosine(34) reductase QueG, translating to MNHSASSLAIKEHAIRLGFDACGIARAQRLSRQEAFLKTWLERGLHAGMNYMSNYFDKRVDPRELLPGAQSVISVLLNYYPEKQQHAGGLKVAKYAYGKDYHRVIKEKLKQLLKSIQSEITPCEGRFFTDSAPVLDRAWAAEAGLGWIGKNTNLIVPQQGSFFFIGELIIDIELEYDVPIEDHCGSCTKCIQACPTNALVLPYLLDSNRCISYHTIESKNTIPEKYRGKFENWIFGCDICQDVCPWNRFSKQTHEPAFQPDEEFLRMDKDDWRALSEEKYKKRFSGKALERKGFEGIKNNIAFVSEESE from the coding sequence ATGAACCATTCAGCAAGCTCTCTAGCTATAAAAGAACATGCCATCAGGCTTGGCTTCGATGCATGTGGAATTGCACGTGCTCAAAGGCTTTCCCGGCAGGAGGCCTTTCTTAAAACATGGCTTGAACGAGGTCTTCATGCCGGCATGAATTACATGTCCAACTATTTCGATAAACGTGTAGATCCGCGCGAACTTCTTCCGGGAGCTCAAAGTGTAATTTCGGTTCTACTCAACTATTACCCTGAAAAGCAACAGCATGCAGGGGGGTTGAAGGTGGCTAAATATGCTTACGGAAAGGATTATCATCGTGTGATAAAAGAAAAATTAAAGCAACTGCTTAAGAGTATTCAGAGCGAGATTACCCCTTGTGAGGGTAGATTTTTTACCGATTCGGCACCTGTTCTCGACCGTGCCTGGGCTGCAGAAGCTGGGTTGGGGTGGATAGGAAAAAACACCAACCTGATTGTGCCTCAGCAAGGTTCATTTTTCTTTATTGGCGAACTGATTATTGACATTGAGCTGGAATACGATGTGCCCATCGAAGACCATTGCGGAAGCTGTACAAAGTGCATACAAGCCTGTCCAACCAACGCCCTGGTATTGCCTTACCTGCTCGACAGCAACCGCTGCATTTCGTATCATACTATCGAGAGCAAAAACACAATTCCCGAAAAGTATAGGGGGAAATTCGAGAACTGGATTTTTGGTTGCGATATTTGCCAGGATGTATGCCCCTGGAATCGTTTTTCGAAACAAACACACGAACCAGCATTTCAGCCTGACGAAGAATTTCTTCGCATGGATAAGGATGATTGGAGGGCACTTTCAGAGGAAAAATATAAAAAGCGATTCTCTGGTAAAGCTCTGGAGCGTAAAGGCTTTGAAGGAATAAAAAATAATATTGCCTTTGTTTCTGAAGAAAGTGAATAG